A part of Limihaloglobus sulfuriphilus genomic DNA contains:
- a CDS encoding Fic family protein has translation MNTLRIFAKGIELIPTSASWYLTDLGEALGKQKLFTRQLPQKLKTLREHAIIESAVSSNRIEGVEINQARVGTVIFGKSLLQDRNEEEIRGYRQALELVHKHGSDLSVSEKTILDLHKYARGDIWDAGKYKEKQGDIIEKYADGTERIRFKTVEPGLTPEYISHLTELWGDCLKERWVPPLIALAAFNLDFLCIHPFRDGNGRVSRLLMLLQSYHIGYEVGRYISLEKLIEQNKDRYYETLEQSSAGWHESRHDPWPYINYVLSIFNLACKEFEKSVGHTVSEKGAKTSIIKSSIEHKIGPFSVSELQLDCPDVSIDMIRKVLKRFKVNGLVECLGRGQQARWQKTDKWQLGNDYIN, from the coding sequence ATGAATACTCTAAGAATATTTGCTAAAGGTATTGAATTAATACCCACGTCAGCTTCCTGGTATCTTACGGATCTGGGAGAAGCCCTGGGCAAGCAGAAATTGTTTACTCGCCAATTACCGCAGAAATTAAAAACATTACGAGAACATGCTATTATCGAAAGTGCGGTCTCTTCTAATCGAATAGAGGGTGTTGAAATTAATCAAGCCAGAGTCGGTACCGTAATTTTTGGCAAATCCCTTTTACAAGATAGAAATGAAGAAGAAATCAGAGGATACCGTCAGGCTTTGGAATTAGTTCATAAACATGGCAGTGATTTGTCAGTATCCGAGAAGACTATTCTGGATTTGCACAAATATGCCCGCGGGGATATTTGGGATGCTGGTAAGTACAAGGAGAAACAAGGTGATATTATTGAAAAATACGCTGATGGAACTGAGCGTATCAGATTTAAAACAGTTGAACCTGGTCTAACACCTGAATATATAAGTCATCTAACAGAACTTTGGGGTGATTGCTTAAAAGAACGCTGGGTTCCTCCTCTGATCGCTCTTGCCGCATTTAATCTGGATTTTTTGTGTATTCATCCTTTTAGAGATGGTAATGGCAGAGTTTCAAGGCTTTTAATGCTTCTGCAAAGCTATCATATTGGTTATGAAGTAGGTAGATATATAAGCCTTGAAAAATTGATCGAACAGAATAAAGATCGTTATTATGAAACTCTTGAACAAAGTTCTGCGGGATGGCATGAGAGCCGGCATGACCCCTGGCCGTATATCAACTATGTTTTATCGATTTTTAATTTAGCCTGCAAAGAATTTGAAAAAAGTGTTGGTCATACAGTTTCTGAAAAAGGAGCTAAAACATCGATTATTAAATCCTCTATAGAACATAAGATAGGTCCATTTTCAGTCTCCGAATTGCAGCTTGATTGCCCTGATGTAAGTATTGATATGATACGAAAGGTTTTGAAGCGGTTTAAGGTCAATGGTTTGGTAGAATGCCTTGGCCGTGGCCAGCAGGCCAGATGGCAAAAAACTGATAAATGGCAATTAGGTAATGATTATATTAATTAG
- the istA gene encoding IS21 family transposase, producing the protein MTKRSVIQTLRERNWSCRRISRELGIHLDTVRKYAKSDNDNSKQVTNAPPGSVAQSSTGPVSNCEPYREIIKNKLDMGLSRRRIWQDLRDDHGSDVSYHSVRRFVNRLSKNSPVPFRRLECRPGEEAQIDFGTGAPVITKDGRRKRTHVIRVVLSFSRKSYSEAVFRQTGDNFINCLENAFHHFGGVPQTLIIDNLKAAVNKADWYDPEIHPKIVSFCRHYGTAILPCKPYTPRHKGKVEKAVAYVKNNALKGRSFKSLSEQNQFLLSWESRIADTRIHGTTRKQVGKLFTEQEKPALLRLPVGRFPSFTEAQRSVHRDGHIEVERTYYSVPPEYTGRKVWARWDGHMVRVFNRSMEQIVVHAKVEPGRFQTQDGHIHSEKRTKIENGVVWMLERVSLIGENAQRWARQMLEARGIPGIRVLLGLLNMTNTYNGNKIDNACKIALSHNAFRLKTIRSIIKHGGDRQLQMEFIDEHPIIRDISSYGEFVREVLG; encoded by the coding sequence ATGACTAAAAGAAGTGTAATACAGACATTAAGAGAGCGTAACTGGTCTTGCAGGCGTATATCCAGAGAGCTTGGCATCCACCTGGATACGGTGCGTAAGTATGCAAAATCAGACAATGATAATTCAAAACAGGTCACTAACGCGCCTCCCGGGTCGGTGGCCCAAAGCTCAACCGGTCCGGTAAGCAATTGTGAGCCTTACCGTGAAATAATTAAGAACAAGCTGGATATGGGGCTCAGCCGCCGGCGTATATGGCAGGATCTTCGTGACGACCACGGCTCTGATGTCAGCTACCACAGCGTTCGCAGGTTTGTCAACCGCCTCAGTAAAAATTCGCCTGTTCCGTTCAGGCGTCTTGAATGCAGGCCCGGTGAAGAGGCTCAGATAGATTTTGGTACGGGTGCACCGGTAATAACGAAAGATGGCAGACGAAAAAGAACTCATGTAATACGGGTAGTGCTTAGCTTCTCCCGTAAATCCTACAGCGAGGCAGTTTTCAGGCAGACCGGCGATAACTTTATAAATTGCCTGGAAAACGCTTTTCACCACTTTGGCGGTGTTCCGCAAACACTGATAATAGATAATCTTAAAGCTGCTGTAAACAAAGCTGACTGGTATGATCCTGAGATACACCCAAAAATAGTGTCATTCTGCCGTCATTACGGTACCGCCATTTTACCCTGTAAGCCGTATACCCCAAGACACAAGGGTAAGGTTGAAAAAGCAGTAGCATATGTCAAAAATAACGCCCTCAAGGGCCGCAGCTTTAAGAGCCTCTCAGAGCAGAATCAGTTTCTTCTCAGCTGGGAGAGCCGTATTGCCGATACCCGTATTCACGGCACTACCCGCAAGCAGGTAGGCAAATTGTTCACAGAACAGGAAAAGCCTGCTTTATTGAGGCTTCCGGTTGGAAGGTTTCCTTCATTTACAGAAGCTCAGCGGTCCGTTCACAGGGACGGCCATATAGAGGTAGAGAGGACCTATTACTCGGTGCCTCCGGAATATACCGGCCGCAAGGTATGGGCAAGATGGGACGGCCATATGGTAAGAGTATTTAACCGCAGCATGGAGCAGATTGTTGTTCACGCTAAAGTTGAGCCGGGCAGATTCCAGACTCAGGACGGACATATTCATTCAGAGAAAAGAACAAAGATAGAAAACGGCGTTGTATGGATGCTTGAACGAGTCAGTCTGATAGGTGAGAATGCCCAGAGATGGGCCCGGCAGATGCTTGAGGCCAGAGGAATACCTGGTATCCGCGTACTTCTGGGCTTGCTGAATATGACCAATACCTATAACGGTAACAAAATCGATAATGCATGTAAAATAGCGTTAAGCCACAATGCTTTTCGATTGAAGACCATCAGGAGTATTATTAAACACGGCGGTGACAGGCAGCTCCAGATGGAATTTATAGATGAGCACCCTATTATCAGAGATATCTCCAGTTACGGAGAATTCGTAAGAGAGGTTCTGGGCTGA
- a CDS encoding DDE-type integrase/transposase/recombinase: MSQNIEIINIAVRLIIKAAVLAAGFSGRARKRSLERLAGMDIDEKDKEILFLRDMISQLQIQVSILQKAVLKRNNSKRYTIREKLFILCYMETFQIPRRRVKEHLGIARSTLYRWLKNIEERVQAVIPANKTPAELAALVWRIAKSNAGWGRFRVANQLKLLGIFLSASTVRNILNRPQPRKTPRKALKSKKTEDETESRSIPAWYPNHVWSIDTTIVYKWGLLEVHVCVIIDHFSRKIMAAVPLEGPNAGWVINAMDEAIERYGSPKHIISDQGSVFISEAFAECLKNNNRIKHRLGAIGKKGSIAVTERANLTLKSEWLNHVPIIRGIDHLHELCSEFVFWYNAWRPHMALDGNRPDDVFFGNLSIGALN, encoded by the coding sequence ATGTCTCAAAACATCGAGATTATCAACATTGCTGTGAGATTGATCATAAAGGCGGCAGTACTTGCTGCAGGGTTTTCTGGAAGGGCTCGAAAACGTAGCCTCGAACGACTTGCCGGGATGGACATTGACGAGAAGGATAAAGAGATACTCTTTCTTCGTGATATGATTAGTCAACTTCAAATACAGGTGTCTATCTTGCAGAAGGCCGTTCTGAAACGGAACAATAGCAAGCGATATACTATCCGCGAGAAGCTGTTTATTCTCTGCTATATGGAAACCTTTCAGATACCAAGACGAAGGGTGAAAGAGCATCTTGGAATTGCCAGGTCAACACTCTATCGCTGGCTCAAGAATATAGAAGAAAGGGTACAGGCAGTTATCCCAGCTAATAAGACACCTGCCGAGTTGGCTGCTCTGGTCTGGCGGATAGCAAAATCAAATGCAGGCTGGGGTAGGTTCAGAGTTGCCAACCAGCTCAAACTACTGGGCATCTTTCTCTCAGCCTCGACTGTCAGGAATATACTCAACAGGCCGCAGCCGCGAAAAACACCACGCAAAGCACTCAAATCAAAGAAAACAGAAGATGAAACCGAGTCCCGTTCAATCCCTGCCTGGTACCCAAACCATGTTTGGTCAATTGATACTACAATTGTCTATAAATGGGGCTTATTAGAGGTGCATGTCTGCGTTATTATCGATCACTTTTCACGCAAGATAATGGCTGCAGTGCCGCTGGAAGGACCCAATGCCGGCTGGGTAATCAATGCCATGGATGAAGCCATAGAAAGGTATGGTTCTCCAAAGCACATCATTTCCGATCAGGGCAGCGTATTTATAAGTGAGGCTTTCGCTGAGTGCCTGAAGAATAACAACAGGATTAAACACCGACTTGGAGCCATCGGGAAGAAAGGTTCGATCGCTGTAACAGAAAGGGCAAATTTAACCCTAAAATCAGAATGGCTCAACCATGTTCCAATCATCAGAGGTATCGATCATCTGCATGAGTTATGCAGTGAATTTGTATTCTGGTATAACGCCTGGCGGCCGCATATGGCATTAGACGGGAACCGTCCTGATGATGTATTCTTCGGCAACCTGTCAATCGGCGCTTTAAATTAG
- a CDS encoding type II secretion system protein, whose translation MYGKNRFPQLKYGFTLIELLVVISIIALLMAILMPALSKVRNSAKVLTCKANSKQIATLVTLYRTDNEAKVPVVLNIWAANYAPPKGYMMSMALKDYAGIGLPEGWNERSFFFGGPGRVSQYYQKYLPKFFVCPFNRGKNLDNTKLWKESGLIEYDGRNYKNYILETYAETYLTHLWPKKKNDEIGLTTSSPPDGIRKFGVLNWWDYSSAPKNSAGIPSPLQNYTKLKPANWSKIDLHRSRANSMADATIFYCGAGEFMGSDGVIVNGTTTGVAFMNYKSHSQGKSGGTNAAMGDMHIEWVKGTQIGDK comes from the coding sequence ATGTACGGTAAAAACAGATTTCCGCAATTAAAGTATGGTTTCACTCTTATTGAGTTATTAGTTGTAATATCGATTATAGCACTTCTTATGGCTATTCTAATGCCCGCATTGTCAAAAGTCAGGAACTCTGCCAAAGTACTAACCTGCAAAGCTAATAGCAAACAGATTGCAACACTTGTTACTCTTTACAGAACAGATAACGAAGCCAAGGTTCCCGTTGTCTTGAATATATGGGCCGCAAACTATGCCCCTCCAAAGGGTTACATGATGTCAATGGCTTTAAAAGACTATGCTGGCATCGGCCTGCCAGAAGGGTGGAACGAAAGATCTTTTTTCTTTGGGGGCCCAGGAAGAGTCTCACAATATTACCAGAAATACCTGCCAAAATTCTTTGTTTGCCCCTTCAATAGAGGTAAAAACCTCGATAACACCAAACTCTGGAAAGAATCCGGCTTAATTGAATACGACGGCAGAAATTACAAGAATTACATATTGGAAACCTATGCAGAGACCTATCTTACCCATCTCTGGCCCAAGAAAAAAAATGATGAAATTGGCCTTACAACCTCATCACCGCCGGACGGCATAAGGAAATTCGGCGTTTTGAACTGGTGGGACTACAGCTCAGCACCTAAAAATTCTGCAGGCATTCCAAGTCCACTACAAAATTACACTAAACTTAAACCTGCAAACTGGTCCAAAATAGACCTTCACAGGTCAAGAGCAAACTCTATGGCAGATGCTACGATTTTCTACTGCGGAGCCGGCGAATTCATGGGCTCTGATGGTGTTATCGTCAATGGAACTACCACTGGTGTTGCATTTATGAACTACAAAAGCCATTCTCAAGGGAAAAGTGGTGGCACTAATGCTGCTATGGGTGATATGCACATAGAATGGGTCAAAGGTACTCAAATCGGCGATAAGTAA
- a CDS encoding AraC family transcriptional regulator: protein MKSDYLKNIAFPEYGILIQSRIKRPDYGDKPHAHKYLSIIYIVSGHGTLERDGCSRNLNPDNIVMLNKGSMHTLTDKAGKPMTVFSMYFAPETAGVDKKIVDYVFSSEEPLNLPVYYAEFVRRNIRQMLHEQSNRPPGCKMAICQLFNLTLLCIYRAKLIISKNADLHSNADSNTRVMAALEHTSINSHEQFSLSDAARLAKVSQRQFTNICRKLTGTSFIKYLNRKRCEKARQLISTTEMSVASIAFETGYEDLSTFYRAFKSIYGTSPTKIKRDLTLQQYDLKVTGNCTPAKKNSRAEPAVVYNIF, encoded by the coding sequence ATGAAGTCAGATTATTTAAAAAACATAGCTTTCCCCGAATACGGAATACTAATACAAAGCCGCATAAAAAGACCTGATTATGGCGACAAACCTCACGCCCATAAATATTTAAGCATAATATACATAGTATCCGGCCATGGAACTCTTGAGAGGGACGGCTGCAGCCGCAATCTCAACCCGGATAATATTGTCATGCTGAATAAAGGCAGTATGCACACACTTACAGACAAGGCCGGAAAACCGATGACTGTTTTCTCTATGTATTTTGCCCCCGAGACTGCCGGAGTCGACAAAAAAATCGTTGATTATGTGTTCAGTTCGGAAGAGCCTCTGAATCTGCCGGTATATTATGCTGAGTTTGTTCGGAGAAACATAAGACAGATGCTACATGAACAGTCCAACCGGCCTCCCGGCTGCAAAATGGCAATCTGCCAGCTGTTCAACCTTACACTGTTGTGCATATACAGGGCTAAACTGATAATTTCCAAAAACGCCGACCTTCATTCCAACGCCGACAGCAACACACGGGTCATGGCTGCACTGGAACATACCTCAATAAACTCACACGAGCAGTTCTCGCTGAGCGACGCGGCAAGGCTGGCCAAAGTTTCACAGCGTCAGTTTACCAATATATGCCGCAAACTCACAGGCACCAGTTTTATTAAGTATTTAAACAGAAAACGATGCGAAAAAGCAAGGCAGCTTATCAGCACTACAGAAATGTCTGTTGCCTCTATTGCATTCGAAACAGGTTATGAAGACCTTTCAACTTTCTACAGAGCCTTTAAAAGCATATACGGAACAAGTCCTACGAAAATAAAACGTGATTTAACCCTTCAACAATATGATCTTAAGGTTACGGGGAACTGCACCCCTGCGAAAAAAAACAGCAGGGCCGAGCCGGCTGTTGTGTACAACATCTTTTGA
- a CDS encoding FG-GAP repeat domain-containing protein: MRRLLTKVFVFMALISAVFATVFAADSKRNLTLESGKPLPAGGKAAPFSGPGLGNKLLGTAYVNSNPESDRPDIFIQYTEHFSWKIKIVYYSFEGNHSDGRAIFGQPIYVQHDIPKKYTPKYLFQNNNNKVYCIWTAPGELLYTTFNRDTLAFEKTEIIKFANKTGKQTSPVKLDGALAAIRHNEKAAELIFSVSTGNYMGEQAVRMHTRGNVFDPYDGAGIWRGELPKAYLYAVSTDDILKGPFTNFRKISLDSQPSYLNHGWSNTAVNLGSGREKDFVSGSVLGNLCYYRNTSKDSFIPEPMTLIPGPDGIAIRHPTVNPSPIAYPNHKTGLSDLLVSCEGWFYYYQFTGQFDKNDTPVYKLLGPALQHNADLTFGTLPVINVVDWDGDGKDDIIAGNSPGKVLFSKNIGTETTPRFANPVEIKTDGKAISIQPGYRGSIQGPLEARWGYTCPQVADWTGNGLPDILLSSSVAEHLLYVNMGTAKEPLLSSGQPLYCKGMPLFGTWRVRPAVGEINEKMAYIMLDDQDQVHLYWKIDNYNLEDGGKLRLTDQNYIDANYRYAGGTGRLKLQLDDWDGDGHKDLLIGTMLESSVPSKKRGFPSSLGNVGAMPLFLKNSGKLDLRGLPIFEKPQVFLFKGEQIRLLIHSCSPVASDINGDGKLDLLVGEETGRVMFYAHNDITLSGEILSNITPHCEWQKTSVDNSWHNNKNWWRNTPDSSSNATLGENCSVVLTKDKAYCKNLSIKNNSSLLISTNQILEVAENLTLAAPAHRNASIVVDGGILKTSDLLIKPSDNSRIIIKEGSIVTPKNISNKIQQYINESLIIAESTKKITLELDRNDHVVVSVSNI, translated from the coding sequence ATGAGAAGGTTACTTACCAAAGTTTTTGTCTTTATGGCATTGATCTCAGCCGTTTTTGCTACAGTTTTTGCAGCAGACTCTAAAAGGAATTTGACTCTTGAAAGCGGCAAACCACTACCCGCCGGGGGAAAAGCGGCTCCTTTTAGCGGGCCGGGACTTGGCAATAAACTGCTCGGCACAGCCTATGTCAACTCCAACCCTGAATCTGACAGACCTGACATCTTTATACAATACACCGAACACTTCAGTTGGAAAATTAAAATTGTATATTACAGCTTTGAGGGAAACCACAGCGACGGCAGAGCTATTTTTGGGCAACCCATATATGTCCAACATGATATACCTAAGAAGTATACCCCAAAATACCTCTTCCAGAATAATAACAACAAAGTCTATTGCATCTGGACTGCTCCAGGAGAGCTGCTTTACACAACATTCAACAGAGATACCCTGGCTTTTGAAAAAACGGAAATTATTAAGTTTGCTAATAAAACTGGAAAGCAAACCAGTCCTGTCAAACTGGACGGAGCCCTTGCTGCCATAAGACACAATGAAAAGGCCGCAGAACTAATCTTTTCAGTATCGACGGGAAACTATATGGGAGAGCAGGCAGTGCGGATGCACACCCGCGGTAACGTTTTTGACCCTTATGATGGAGCTGGTATATGGCGAGGCGAACTACCCAAAGCTTACCTCTACGCGGTTTCGACCGATGACATACTCAAAGGACCTTTTACAAACTTCAGAAAAATATCACTGGACTCACAGCCAAGCTATCTTAATCACGGCTGGTCCAACACTGCTGTTAATCTTGGTTCCGGCAGGGAAAAAGACTTCGTTAGCGGCAGTGTATTGGGCAATCTTTGTTATTATAGAAATACCAGCAAAGACAGCTTTATACCTGAACCAATGACACTTATACCGGGCCCTGATGGAATTGCAATTCGCCACCCAACGGTTAATCCCTCGCCAATAGCCTACCCAAACCATAAGACGGGGCTTTCTGATTTGCTGGTATCTTGTGAAGGATGGTTCTACTACTACCAGTTTACCGGCCAGTTTGACAAGAATGACACCCCGGTTTATAAGCTGCTGGGCCCTGCTTTACAGCATAATGCAGATCTAACCTTTGGAACTTTACCTGTTATTAATGTTGTTGACTGGGACGGAGATGGCAAAGATGATATAATAGCAGGCAACTCACCCGGTAAAGTCCTATTCTCAAAGAATATCGGGACAGAAACAACTCCCCGCTTTGCAAATCCCGTTGAAATTAAGACGGATGGAAAAGCAATATCAATTCAACCAGGCTACCGAGGTTCAATACAAGGACCATTGGAGGCAAGATGGGGCTACACATGCCCGCAAGTCGCAGACTGGACAGGTAATGGCCTGCCAGATATACTGCTGTCAAGCTCCGTTGCAGAACACCTGCTATACGTTAACATGGGCACAGCTAAAGAACCTTTGCTTAGCTCCGGGCAACCGCTTTACTGTAAAGGCATGCCATTATTTGGTACTTGGCGGGTTAGACCCGCAGTTGGTGAAATTAACGAAAAAATGGCATATATCATGCTCGATGACCAGGACCAGGTTCATCTGTACTGGAAAATTGACAACTATAACCTTGAGGATGGCGGCAAACTTCGCCTGACAGATCAGAATTATATAGACGCAAACTATCGCTACGCCGGCGGCACCGGCAGGCTCAAGCTCCAGCTTGACGACTGGGATGGAGATGGCCATAAAGACCTTTTAATTGGAACAATGCTTGAAAGCTCTGTACCAAGCAAAAAACGGGGCTTCCCAAGCTCTCTTGGTAATGTGGGGGCTATGCCACTATTTTTGAAAAACAGTGGTAAGCTGGACCTGAGAGGCCTGCCGATCTTTGAAAAACCCCAGGTCTTTCTCTTCAAAGGCGAGCAAATCAGGCTGTTAATACACAGCTGTTCTCCAGTTGCTTCTGATATTAACGGCGATGGCAAACTTGACTTGCTGGTTGGTGAAGAGACAGGGCGTGTAATGTTTTATGCCCATAATGACATAACTCTTTCTGGAGAGATTCTCAGCAACATTACACCGCATTGCGAGTGGCAAAAGACTTCTGTCGACAATTCATGGCACAATAATAAAAACTGGTGGCGAAATACGCCCGACAGCAGCTCTAATGCTACTCTTGGGGAGAATTGTTCAGTAGTTTTGACTAAAGATAAGGCTTACTGTAAAAATCTTTCAATTAAAAACAATTCTTCGTTACTAATTAGCACAAACCAAATATTGGAAGTAGCTGAAAATCTCACCCTAGCCGCCCCTGCCCATAGAAATGCAAGCATAGTAGTTGATGGTGGAATTTTAAAAACAAGTGACCTCTTAATAAAACCTTCTGATAATAGTCGGATTATAATAAAAGAAGGTTCTATCGTTACTCCTAAAAATATAAGCAATAAAATACAGCAATACATTAACGAAAGTTTAATCATTGCAGAATCGACTAAAAAAATCACCCTTGAATTAGACAGAAATGATCATGTCGTAGTATCTGTTTCTAATATTTGA
- the istB gene encoding IS21-like element helper ATPase IstB, which yields MNNSLHNTLKSLRLSGMLEILEVRLQEAAGNSLTHAEFLELILQDEMLVRKHRQIQRGIKAAGFRELKTLEEFDWQFNTSIKRSRIFDMATCRFISEGIDVLLLGPPGVGKSHLCQAIGYQAVKAGMAVRYRSIFDVARDFLHEDAFACQDKVMNRYLKPELLIIDDMGIKHLPKRCGEYLLEIIMRRYENKSTMMTSNRPLEDWGKLIGDVPSATAILDRFLHHAEIINITGRSYRLKDRAEHGACEKRAGHEG from the coding sequence ATGAACAATTCACTGCACAACACATTAAAATCACTAAGGTTGTCAGGTATGCTTGAGATACTTGAAGTTCGATTGCAGGAGGCAGCCGGCAACAGCCTCACTCATGCTGAGTTTTTAGAACTGATCCTGCAGGATGAGATGCTGGTCAGAAAGCATCGCCAGATCCAAAGGGGTATTAAGGCTGCCGGGTTTAGAGAACTCAAGACACTGGAGGAGTTTGACTGGCAGTTCAACACTTCGATTAAAAGAAGCCGGATATTTGATATGGCCACATGCCGCTTTATCAGTGAGGGCATTGATGTTTTGCTGCTTGGCCCGCCGGGTGTGGGCAAGAGTCATTTGTGTCAGGCGATAGGCTATCAGGCAGTCAAGGCAGGCATGGCTGTGCGGTACCGCTCGATATTTGATGTTGCCAGGGATTTTCTGCACGAAGATGCCTTTGCCTGTCAGGATAAGGTAATGAACAGATATCTCAAGCCGGAGCTGCTGATAATCGATGATATGGGCATCAAGCATCTGCCAAAACGCTGCGGCGAGTATCTGCTGGAGATCATTATGCGGCGATATGAAAACAAATCCACGATGATGACCTCCAACAGGCCGCTGGAAGACTGGGGCAAGCTCATTGGTGATGTACCATCGGCAACCGCAATCCTGGACAGGTTTTTGCATCATGCTGAGATCATCAACATCACAGGCCGCAGCTACCGTCTCAAGGACCGTGCCGAGCATGGTGCCTGTGAGAAAAGAGCCGGCCATGAAGGCTGA
- a CDS encoding LacI family DNA-binding transcriptional regulator — protein sequence MSMVKVAKMAKVSQATVSRVFNGNPTVSRESVENVKRAAALLGYKAKRKPRTSTSGVLKVAAISLGSEEMAAFFGGHSICIEKIERELAKNNVELLRFNVTDVASIPAVILSGEVSGLILTGYTLDFEVLEKLESFPKVWLNSHTTKDGDVILPGNVEIGKLALDYFLKRGHSKLGVLNAYLANPAVVSRCEYFKHAASLAGVKVTDFIYKGLKSQNWQEFEQNVEVLVKEFIKSDNRPTAVFVPVDTEVALVYRFFTKYGIKIGKGGVEILGCDNDTATRVALYPRPSTIDIGTEILIRQAVQLLLWRIESPNVDRNISIVVEPKLILGEV from the coding sequence ATGTCAATGGTCAAAGTAGCAAAAATGGCAAAAGTTTCTCAGGCAACTGTTTCGCGTGTATTCAACGGCAATCCAACAGTTAGCCGGGAATCTGTCGAAAATGTCAAGAGGGCTGCGGCTCTTCTGGGCTATAAAGCAAAACGCAAGCCTCGTACCAGTACTTCTGGTGTATTAAAGGTTGCAGCTATAAGTCTTGGTAGCGAGGAAATGGCTGCTTTTTTTGGCGGTCACAGCATTTGTATCGAAAAGATTGAACGCGAACTTGCAAAAAACAACGTCGAACTCTTACGATTTAACGTTACCGATGTAGCTTCAATACCTGCAGTGATATTATCTGGGGAAGTTTCAGGTTTGATACTAACCGGCTACACTCTTGACTTTGAAGTTCTTGAAAAGCTTGAAAGCTTTCCCAAAGTCTGGCTAAATTCTCATACCACCAAAGATGGTGATGTGATATTACCAGGTAATGTTGAGATTGGAAAGCTGGCACTTGATTATTTCTTAAAAAGAGGACATAGCAAACTTGGTGTTCTTAATGCGTACCTGGCAAACCCGGCTGTAGTGAGTCGTTGTGAGTACTTCAAACATGCTGCGAGTCTTGCCGGGGTGAAAGTTACAGATTTTATCTATAAAGGGCTAAAATCGCAGAATTGGCAGGAATTTGAGCAAAATGTAGAGGTGCTTGTAAAGGAATTTATTAAATCTGACAACAGACCTACTGCTGTCTTTGTGCCGGTTGATACAGAGGTTGCACTTGTGTATCGTTTTTTTACCAAGTATGGTATTAAAATTGGTAAGGGTGGGGTAGAAATTCTCGGGTGTGATAATGATACTGCAACCCGCGTAGCTCTGTACCCCAGACCTTCTACCATTGATATTGGGACCGAAATACTTATCCGTCAGGCAGTACAATTGCTGCTCTGGCGTATTGAGTCTCCTAATGTTGACAGGAATATTAGTATTGTCGTAGAGCCAAAATTGATTTTAGGTGAAGTTTAA